One window of Aspergillus oryzae RIB40 DNA, chromosome 3 genomic DNA carries:
- a CDS encoding uncharacterized protein (predicted protein) yields MQVKLFYTLALWAPILVSAQLSGSVGPLVDFKTKAKNKTCDITDYGAVADGKTDVGPAILDAWGNCSTGGLIYVPPGTYSLATDLELKHGESTAFQLDGVLARGHEGSYQLILVRNCHDCEFFSGNSQGAVQGYGYEYLQDGNYGERLFRFQDVSDFSVHGFAAIDSPAYYLVFDTVSNGEIYNLLVRGIADLGMTDAFDIWGQNVWVHDIEVTNGDECVTVKSPASDFLIENIYCNLSGGTAIGSLGTGTNISNIHYRNLYMNQADACYLKTHNGDGIVKNIVWENVIVHRGPYPLAVNEAWGKDVGSTGVQVQNLTFRNWYGENTANSRPAIRIECDEDVPCYDITLDNVNLWTEDGDYVEWSCANAYGSGACLQEAKDTGDLATYTTAVTVTATPSYSATHMPGDFTTNPPSTAPFTIPPMPTSFYPGATPISTLLSLSGAGGL; encoded by the exons ATGCAAGTGAAACTGTTCTACACTTTGGCCCTCTGGGCACCAATTCTTGTGTCAGCTCAACTGTCTGGGTCTGTCGGGCCTCTCGTGGACTTCAAGaccaaagcaaagaataaaaCCTGTGACATCACCGACTATGGCGCCGTTGCAGACGGCAAAACTGACGTTGGCCCCGCCATTCTAGACGCCTGGGGTAACTGCTCAACTGGAGGTCTCATTTACGTACCCCCAGGTACCTATTCGCTTGCAACGGATTTGGAACTCAAGCACGGTGAATCCACTGCCTTCCAGCTAGACGGTGTATTGGCACGCGGTCATGAAGGCTCCTACCAATTGATCCTGGTGCGCAACTGCCATGACTGCGAGTTTTTCAGTGGCAATTCCCAAGGCGCGGTCCAAGGATACGGGTATGAATACCTTCAAGACGGGAATTACGGTGAACGACTCTTTCGCTTCCAGGATGTCAGTGACTTCTCGGTCCATGGCTTTGCTGCGATCGATTCCCCTGCGTATTACCTTGTCTTCGACACCGTTTCCAATGGGGAGATCTACAATCTTCTTGTGCGGGGAATCGCTGATCTAGGTATGACGGACGCATTCGATATATGGGGCCAGAACGTATGGGTACATGATATCGAGGTTACTAATGGCGATGAGTGTGTGACGGTTAAGTCTCCAGCCTCGGACTTCCTAATTGAGAACATCTACTGCAATCTGAGCGGGGGAACTGCCATTGGGTCTCTAGGCACTGGCACCAACATCTCCAATATCCACTACCGAAACCTTTACATGAACCAGGCAGACGCCTGCTATTTGAAGACCCACAATGGTGATGGGATAGTCAAGAATATTGTCTGGGAAAATGTCATCGTGCACAGAGGCCCTTATCCACTCGCTGTGAATGAAGCCTGGGGTAAAGATGTGGGCTCTACAGGTGTCCAGGTCCAGAATCTGACTTTCCGC AACTGGTACGGCGAAAATACCGCCAACAGCCGACCGGCGATCCGAATCGAGTGTGACGAGGATGTCCCCTGCTACGATATCACCCTTGACAATGTGAATTTGTGGACAGAGGACGGAGACTACGTGGAATGGTCCTGTGCCAATGCGTACGGCTCAGGTGCTTGTCTACAAGAAGCGAAAGACACCGGTGATCTAGCAACTTATACTACGGCTGTTACCGTGACTGCGACGCC GTCTTACTCCGCTACACATATGCCCGGTGATTTTACCACGAATCCTCCGTCGACCGCTCCCTTTACCATTCCACCCATGCCCACCAGTTTCTATCCCGGGGCAACTCCCATTTCGACTCTGTTGAGTTTGAGTGGTGCAGGTGGTCTCTGA
- a CDS encoding alpha-ketoacid dehydrogenase kinase family protein (dehydrogenase kinase), which produces MPLYNVTLKKDSPPEELEKAKEQAREKGGTIKHEYTLIKGFTVEYPEDHVSTLESSDHIHVEQDQEKSDQPKQAKDVYVHKISFTEWLLLKMALTNAVARIASCSVRHRICLSHNIQKARQFSVSPPPQVGTSTQHPFAYGANDEVTRLAASRRRPLTLADLLKHGRPPLSKDALLASANFTLSLLPARLASRIEALRNLPFIIVSNPHVSKIYNNYLHSLSTLLPYQQRQITTLEEEKHFAEVLADLVHTHTNTIPILARGFLECRRYIDPTEVTRFLDTHLRARIGTRLIAEQHLALHFASQPISDDGKLPKSTSPSNYIGVIDTALQPARIVKLCEDFVGEICELKYGVRPRLTIGGQPDATFAHVPVHVEYILTELLKNAFRAVVEAGNEREPVEVTIAAAPDVPRNHVRGPYSVSAGTYPSHPNSDVGFEMDSVVGTADANESIKFSSPSTQSITIRIRDRGGGIPPEILPNIWSYSFTTFSDLDLQGSENGNMDALNAMSSSSGHLSSIAGLGYGLPLSRAYAEYFGGSIAVQSLWGWGTDVYLTLQGVGKVG; this is translated from the exons ATGCCTCTCTACAAC GTCACACTTAAGAAAGACTCTCCCCCtgaagagttggagaa AGCCAAGGAGCAGGCCAGGGAAAAAGGCGGAACCATCAAGCATGAGTACACTCTTATCAAGGGTTTCAC TGTCGAGTACCCCGAGGACCATGTCAGTACTCTTGAGTCGAGTGACCATATCCACGTCGAACAGGATCAAGAA AAAAGCGACCAACCAAAGCAAGCCAAGGATGTGTACGTACATAAGATAAGCT TCACAGAATGGCTATTGCTGAAGATGGCCTTAACCAATGCCGTCGCACGAATCGCGAGCTGCAGCGTCCGACATAGGATTTGTCTAAGCCATAATATCCAGAAAGCACGTCAATTCTCCGTGTCACCGCCTCCCCAAGTTGGGACGTCGACTCAGCACCCGTTTGCCTACGGGGCAAATGATGAAGTCACACGTCTTGCGGCTAGCCGTCGTCGGCCATTGACTCTCGCAGATTTGCTAAA ACACGGTCGTCCGCCGTTATCGAAGGATGCTCTGCTGGCATCGGCGAATTTTACGCTTTCCCTCCTTCCTGCCCGACTAGCCTCTCGAATCGAAGCTCTACGTAACCTCCCTTTCATCATTGTTTCGAACCCGCATGTTTCGAAGATCTACAATAACTACCTTCACTCTTTGTCCACACTTCTCCCTTACCAGCAACGGCAAATCACCACacttgaggaagagaaacacTTTGCAGAGGTCTTAGCGGATCTAGTCCACACCCATACAAATACAATTCCCATCCTTGCGCGTGGATTTCTAGAGTGTCGCCGATATATCGATCCGACGGAGGTGACTCGGTTCCTAGATACCCACCTGCGGGCGCGAATCGGCACTCGGCTGATAGCTGAGCAACACTTGGCGCTCCATTTTGCCTCACAACCGATTAGTGATGATGGTAAATTACCGAAGAGTACATCCCCATCGAACTATATTGGTGTCATCGACACTGCCCTGCAACCAGCACGCATTGTCAAGCTCTGTGAGGACTTCGTTGGAGAGATTTGCGAACTGAAATATGGGGTCCGCCCACGACTCACGATCGGCGGGCAACCGGATGCCACCTTTGCGCACGTTCCTGTTCATGTCGAATACATACTCACAGAACTATTGAAGAACGCATTCAGGGCCGTGGTTGAAGCGGGCAATGAACGCGAACCTGTTGAGGTGACAATCGCCGCTGCGCCTGACGTTCCGAGAAACCATGTGCGAGGGCCGTACTCGGTGTCGGCGGGAACATATCCCAGCCATCCCAACTCGGATGTGGGATTCGAAATGGACAGCGTCGTAGGAACCGCAGATGCGAACGAATCAATCAAGTTTTCATCTCCCTCCACGCAAAGCATTACGATCAGAATCCGCGATCGGGGTGGTGGAATTCCTCCCGAGATTCTGCCCAATATCTGGTCCTACAGTTTCACCACTTTTTCAGATCTCGACTTGCAGGGATCAGAGAATGGGAATATGGATGCCCTGAATGccatgtcctccagcagTGGTCATTTGAGTAGCATCGCAGGACTCGGATACGGATTGCCACTGAGTAGGGCATATGCTGAATACTTTGGTGGCAGTATCGCCGTACAGAGCCTGTGGGGGTGGGGGACTGACGTTTATCTGACTCTGCAAGGAGTTGGTAAGGTCGGTTGA
- a CDS encoding uncharacterized protein (K+ transporter): MVVDRRPPPAYTAPPESTVHASSEIYRAISNTASDASQRTLETSFTIRPCSGQAWIVPAGHVCRLTTPKGPQQIAAPYTGMEENRDFEKGAIAQKSPESVAQESHDDIYNVRPWNSPLDRLQSAVFGGRMLLWLAYQSIGVIYGDIGTSPLYVYSSTFSEAPSRQDLIGVLSIIIWSLFMMVTVKYVLVILRADNDGEGGTFSTYSLLSRYMNITNRDPREASLVQMKRHLTDELERTSRHVRHRLESSSVAKRLLKVMGVLAVTMVLADGLLTPAQSVLGAVQGIEVVSPNISKGTIIGVTDAILVVLFLIQPLGITKLTFAFAPIVIIWLGFNAAFGIYNLAKYDAGVFIAFNPGYAFSFLARHGEEGWRMLSGTLLAFTGVEALFADIGAFSRRAIQISWLGYAFPCLLLAYIGQAAYISVHPEAYSNPFFNAAPPGTVYPALVIAILAAIVASQAIITATFQLLTQVMKLSYFPQIKVIHTSDIFHGQLYIPIANWLLMVGTILIASIYNNTTSLGNAYGVCVMFVTFFDTCMVSLAAMFVWRISPFIVLFPWLIVACLDGAYLSSSLMKVPTGAWFTIALATVLAILFLIWRFGKEQQWFAEAEDRFPTSHFVSKDPDGQIRLTDRYGSTPLSITKGLGIFFDKAGETTPIVFSQFILKLTTMPAVIIFFHLRPIETPSVPAEDRYTVSRLAIPNCYRLVVRYGYNDEIITPDLANTITQQVRRYLITRSCDQADPSTCTPDTMTNKSHTSSVKRSTTSATGESSMVDGGRYDTSLTKLEDAYNHGVIYITGKEQMRIKKSKNYFRRIVLWIFLWIRENTRAKIASLGLATEKVIEVGFLKDI, translated from the exons ATGGTTGTCGACCGTCGTCCTCCACCAGCATATACTGCTCCTCCAGAGTCAACTGTCCATGCTTCTTCTGAAATTTACAGAGCCATCTCGAACACCGCCTCAGACGCCTCTCAGAGAACCCTAGAAACATCTTTCACCATCCGTCCATGCTCTGGACAAGCATGGATTGTACCAGCTGGACATGTCTGTCGTCTGACTACTCCAAAGGGCCCCCAA CAAATAGCTGCTCCCTACActgggatggaggagaacCGGGATTTTGAGAAAGGCGCTATAGCACAGAAGAGTCCGGAAAGCGTTGCACAGGAATCACATGATGACATTTACAATGTCCGGCCTTGGAACAGCCCTCTGGATAGACTCCAAAGCGCG GTCTTCGGAGGAAGGATGCTTCTCTGGCTCGCCTATCAATCAATCGGTGTTATATATGGTGACATTGGGACCAGTCCTCTCTATGTTTACTCGTCAACATTCAGTGAGGCACCCTCCCGTCAAGATCTCATCGGGGTGCTCTCCATAATTATCTGGAGTCTGTTTATGATGGTGACGGTCAAGTATGTCTTAGTTATCCTTCGAGCAGATAATGATGGCGAAGGAGGCACGTTCAGCACATATTCCTTGCTGAGTCGTTAT ATGAATATCACCAACCGTGATCCAAGAGAGGCCTCCCTTGTCCAAATGAAAAGACACTTAACGGATGAACTCGAACGAACAAGCAGGCATGTACGCCATCGACTCGAGTCAAGCAGTGTTGCGAAGCGCCTTCTCAAAGTCATGGGAGTATTGGCGGTTACCATGGTCCTTGCAGATGGCCTCCTTACACCGGCTCAATCAGTGCTAGGAGCCGTCCAAGGAATTGAAGTAGTATCACCCAATATTTCGAAAGGCACCATTATAGGCGTTACCGATGCTATCCTAGTCGTCCTATTCCTAATACAACCGCTTGGTATTACCAAGCTTACATTTGCTTTTGCACCCATTGTCATCATATGGCTCGGCTTTAACGCAGCTTTCGGCATATACAACCTTGCCAAGTATGACGCTGGTGTCTTCATAGCGTTCAACCCTGGGTACGCCTTCAGTTTCCTGGCCCGGcatggagaggagggttgGAGGATGCTTAGCGGGACGCTATTAGCTTTCACTGGAGTTGAGGCTCTCTTCGCAGATATTGGAGCCTTCAGCCGAAGAGCTATACAGATTAGCTGGCTAGGTTACGCCTTTCCATGCTTACTCCTAGCTTATATCGGACAAGCAGCCTATATTAGTGTTCATCCGGAAGCATATTCGAATCCATTTTTTAATGCCGCACCACCGGGCACGGTCTATCCTGCGCTAGTCATTGCAATTCTAGCTGCCATTGTTGCCTCTCAGGCCATTATAACGGCAACCTTTCAG CTCCTGACGCAAGTGATGAAACTGTCATACTTTCCACAGATTAAAGTCATCCATACCTCTGACATCTTTCATGGCCAGCTTTACATTCCGATAGCGAATTGGCTCCTTATGGTTGGAACAATACTTATAGCTTCCATCTACAACAAT ACCACATCTCTGGGTAACGCATATGGTGTCTGCGTTATGTTCGTCACATTCTTCGATACATGCATGGTCTCGTTAGCAGCTATGTTTGTCTGGCGTATCAGCCCCTTCATCGTGCTATTCCCCTGGCTCATAGTTGCTTGTCTGGACGGTGCATATCTATCTTCCTCTCTCATGAAAGTCCCCACTGGCGCCTGGTTTACCATCGCGCTTGCTACGGTGTTGGCCATTCTGTTTTTAATATGGAGATTTGGGAAAGAACAGCAATGGTTTGCCGAGGCCGAAGATCGCTTTCCCACCTCACACTTCGTCTCCAAAGATCCGGATGGCCAAATACGTCTTACCGATCGATATGGAAGTACCCCATTGAGTATAACAAAAGGTCTCGGGATCTTTTTTGACAAAGCCGGGGAGACCACCCCAATCGTGTTCAGTCAGTTCATTCTCAAGCTTACCACCATGCCTGCTGTGATAATCTTCTTTCATCTACGCCCGATCGAAACGCCGTCGGTGCCAGCGGAAGATCGCTATACGGTTTCCAGACTTGCGATCCCTAACTGCTACCGTCTTGTTGTTCGCTATGGATACAATGACGAGATCATCACGCCTGATTTGGCGAACACCATCACTCAGCAGGTCCGCAGGTACTTGATTACAAGATCGTGTGATCAAGCTGATCCATCTACATGCACACCTGACACTATGACGAACAAGAGTCATACTAGCTCGGTAAAGCGGTCCACAACATCTGCAACTGGGGAGTCTTCCATGGTGGACGGAGGGCGGTATGACACTTCATTGACAAAGCTCGAAGATGCGTACAACCATGGGGTGATTTATATCACCGGCAAGGAGCAAATGAGGATCAAGAAGAGTAAGAATTACTTTCGAAGAATAGTGTTATGGATCTTTTTATGGATCCGTGAGAATACGAGGGCGAAAATAGCATCTCTTGGGTTGGCAACGGAGAAGGTTATTGAAGTTGGCTTTctcaaagatatataa
- a CDS encoding putative 2-methylcitrate dehydratase (PrpD) (uncharacterized protein involved in propionate catabolism) — MTHPYDPPIQSLTTYLYNHTISNPTAYASARIALLDALGCAIETASKSTEAQKLLGPRVPGTIVPHGFRVPGTEYQLDPVKGAFDLGVLVRYLDHNDALWGREWGHPSDNIASILSVTDWLCRTNEPTHHGPPMTIYTLLTALIKAYEIQGIYAQSNAFNTHGTDHVILVKLASAAVVSWLLGLTESQTMATISHVWMDGHPSRIYRGAEDTIPRKGWAAGDACMRAVYLALLVRAGQVGVPSVLSAVPWGFYQRDFGGKGFEFIREFGDWMVRNVLYKVMPVEGHGIAAVEAVLVQRRRLLEMGFGVRDVERIEIRTTRAADLIINKRGPLRNAADRDHCMQFVVALALLKGGVPEVADYQDESCWVKSQELESLRERVVVVPDDRLTADYLDLEKKSIGSGLKVCLCDGTVLPEVLVEYPIGHVRNPKTSAAVRDKFVRNMRLVFSDAHIARILAAVEDDEMGISEFVNLFWLQGSSGPRL, encoded by the exons ATGACCCACCCCTACGACCCCCCAATCCAATCCCTAACAACCTACCTCTACAACCACACCATAAGCAACCCAACAGCCTACGCCTCAGCGCGCATAGCCCTCCTCGACGCACTAGGCTGTGCCATCGAAACAGCCTCGAAAAGCACCGAAGCGCAGAAACTCCTCGGTCCGCGCGTCCCGGGCACGATCGTTCCCCATGGGTTCAGGGTCCcgggtacggagtaccagTTGGATCCGGTGAAGGGGGCGTTCGATTTGGGTGTTCTAGTTAGGTATTTGGATCATAATGATGCTCTTTGGGGGAGGGAGTGGGGACATCCTTCTG ATAATATAGCATCCATACTCTCCGTGACAGACTGGCTCTGTCGAACCAACGAACCAACCCACCATGGCCCCCCAATGACAATATACACCCTCCTCACGGCCCTCATAAAAGCCTACGAAATCCAAGGCATCTACGCACAAAGCAACGCCTTTAACACCCACGGCACAGACCacgtcatcctcgtcaagcTCGCCTCCGCAGCCGTCGTCTCCTGGCTTCTCGGCCTAACCGAGTCCCAAACAATGGCTACCATCTCGCACGTCTGGATGGATGGCCATCCGAGCCGGATCTACCGCGGTGCAGAGGACACAATACCCCGGAAAGGATGGGCGGCGGGGGATGCGTGCATGCGGGCGGTGTATTTGGCGTTGCTGGTTAGGGCTGGGCAAGTTGGTGTTCCTTCGGTGTTGAGTGCGGTGCCGTGGGGGTTTTATCAGCGGGATTTTGGGGGGAAGGGGTTTGAGTTTATCCGGGAGTTTGGGGATTGGATGGTTAGGAATGTTTTGTATAAGGTTATGCCGGTTGAGGGGCATGGGATTGCAGCTGTTGAGGCGGTTTTGGTTCAGCGGAGACGACTTTTGGAGATGGGTTTTGGTGTGCGTGATGTGGAAAGGATCGAGATAAGAACGACTAGGGCGGCGGATCTTATTATTAATAAACGGGGGCCCTTGAGGAATGCGGCGGATAGGGATCATTGTATGCAgtttgttgttgctttggCGTTGTTGAAAGGGGGTGTGCCTGAGGTCGCGGATTATCAGGATGAGAGTTGCTGGGTCAAGAGTCAGGAATTGGAGAGCTTGCGGGAGagagttgttgttgtgcCGGATGATCGGTTGACAGCTGACTATCTcgatctggagaagaagagtatTGGGTCGGGGTTGAAGGTGTGTTTATGTGATGGTACTGTCCTGCCAGAGGTGCTGGTGGAGTATCCAATTGGTCATGTCAGAAACCCTAAGACTTCGGCTGCTGTGCGAGACAAGTTTGTGAGGAACATGCGTTTGGTATTCTCAGATGCACATATCGCTAGAATTctggctgctgttgaggacgatgagATGGGTATTTCGGAGTTTGTCAATTTGTTCTGGCTCCAAGGGTCGTCAGGCCCCAGGCTTTAG